Part of the Trypanosoma brucei brucei TREU927 chromosome 2, complete sequence genome, AAAGGTGGCGGCGTCTTGTGACCTCGAGGGAAGGGGTGCTGACGGTGATCCAGCCTTCGTTGAAGTATTTAATGGACTGATCAGCGACGAAGATACCTTGGTAACACGCCATGGCGTACTGCTCAACGGAGAAAATTGGCTTAAATTACATGAAAGCAAATCTGCAGCGTTTAATGACGCATTCGATGCTGATGTGTGCGAGGCGCTGGGTCTTCCATGCGGCAATGTTGAAGGTATAAAGTTGAATCCCGACGGCCACCTAGTTACCTTCGGCGTTCGTCATCCTATTTCACAGCGGAGGGAGGATATCAACAGAGCTCTTGGAAAATGCAGATATCAGAATCTGATGAAATTGTACAACTCCCGTTCTGCTGTTTATTCCTGTGTCGCCACATCCCCCATGCTTAGAGCAACAGAGACGGCGCGCGCGGCGTTAGCGACCCAAGAGTCGATCTCACAACCTGCGGTCTCCGAGGTAGCCAATACAACATCGGTAGGGGTGGCGAAGTCGCGCAACCTTCTGGACGGAAGCGCGGCTGCGAGTAACTCTGCTTCTGTAGCCGGATTGCATGCTTTCCTTTCAGATCAGCCGGTTGTAACCCAGCACGGTATAAAATTCAGCGGGGCCAACTGGGCTGATGTGATTGAAGGCCGTGCAATGTTTGACGACGCGCTTGatgctgatgtgtgtgaGGCGGTGGGTCTTCCTCGAGGGAGCGTTGAAGACATACTACTAAGCTCTGATGGACGCTCCGTCGCCTTTGGTGTACGCCATCCTGCTTCCATAAGCAAAGGGGATATCAATCAAGCACTTGATAACTGCAGATTTGTCAACACTTTGAGGTTGTATAATATGCGTTCTGCTGTTTATTCCTGTGTCGCCAAATCCCCCATGCTTAGAGCAACAGAGACGGCGCGCGCGGCGTTAGCGACCCAAGAGTCGATCTCACAACCTGCGGTCTCCGAGGTAGCCAATACAACATCGGTAGGGGTGGCGAAGTCGCGCAACCTTCTGGACGGAAGCGCGGCTGCGAGTAACTCTGCTTCTGTAGCCGGATTGCATGCTTTCCTTTCAGATCAGCCGGTTGTAACCCAGCACGGTATAAAATTCAGCGGGGCCAACTGGGCTGATGTGATTGAAGGCCGTGCAATGTTTGACGACGCGCTTGatgctgatgtgtgtgaGGCGGTGGGTCTTCCTCGAGGGAGCGTTGAAGACATACTACTAAGCTCTGATGGACGCTCCGTCGCCTTTGGTGTACGCCATCCTGCTTCCATAAGCAAAGGGGATATCAATCAAGCACTTGATAACTGCAGATTTGTCAACACTTTGAGGTTGTACGTCTCGCGATGCCCTCCCGTTGTTTATGAAGCCAGTCGACCACCACTAAAGGCTGCTGAGGCTGAGCAATTGTCACTAAAGGCTGCTGAAACGAAGCGACCACCACTAAAGGCTGCTGAGGCTGAGCAATCGTCACTAAAGGCTGCTGAAACGAAGCGACCACCACTAAAGGCTACTGAGGCTGAGCAATCGTCACTAAAGGCTGCTGAAACGAAGCGACCACCACTAAAGGCTGCTGAGGCTGAGCAATCGTCACTAAAGGCTGCTGAAACGAAGCGACCACCACTAAAGGCTGCTGAGGTTGGGCGACCACCACTAAAAGCTACTGAGGCTGAGCAATCGTCACTAAAGGCTGCTGAAACGAAGCGACCACCACTAAAGGCTGCTGAGGTTGGGCGACCACCACTAAAAGCTACTGAGGCTGAGCAATCGTCACTAAAGGCTGCTGAAACGAAGCGACCACCACTAAAAGCTACTGAGGCTGAGCAATCGCCACTAAAGGTTACTGAAGCTAGGCGTGCACCACCAGCAAGAGCCACTGAGGTTGAGCGACCACCTCTAAAAGTGGTGGAGATTAGCTCGCCAACGAGTTTCGTGGCGGGACCGAGGTCCGTGGGGCTCGTTAACCCCCCAAGTCTTGTGGATACAGGCATTATTGGAAGTAGCTCTGCTTCATTTGACATACTGTATGGCTCCCTGAAAGACGAAGGGGCTGTGGTAACCGAATACCGTGCCAAGTTGAACGGGAGTCACTGGCGTGTTTTGCTGCAACACAGGTTCCTGGAGTTCGAGGAGGCCTTTTACGGTGATGTGTGTGATGCGCTGAGTCTTACGAAGGGGAGCGTGGACAACATGGAACTAGACTCTGATATGCAggcattttcttttggtgtgCGACATCGCAGGTCACTTGAACCGAGTGCTGTGTTACGTCAGTTGGGAGAATATCATTTTTCTAAAACTCGGGAATTTTGTGACTCACAAAAACGGTTTGGTGTCGTTGTTGATGATCATGACCAGCTCCTCACCCTAGAAATTGCTTCGAAACAGGAACTACCGGAGGCTGATGATGGTTGCGACGAAGACTTGCGGCACTTGCAGACTTCAGGACGTAGTGATCTGCCTTCTTCGCCTTCGTCCCCACTGTGCATCAAGAAGACAAATACACGAACAATGCACTTTGGCAATACCGGTGCCGGCGCTGTACGTTTACCGAAGACCAGGAAATACGAGGCCGCTCCCGCGAACGCCACTGTGACGCAACACCGAGTTCAATTTGTCGCCGAGAACTGCGGTCATGTTGCCGATGAGACGCGGGAGAAGGTCCCCCAAGCACTGAATCTTGACGTCTGCGACGCACTGGGCATTTCTTGGAAGTGCGTGGAGGAGGTAACGCTCAGCCCTGATGGAAGACTTGTGACATTTGGTGTGCGTCATTCGCCGAAAATGAGCCGTGCCGATGTGAGGAGCGCGCTCATAGCACACGATTTCCCATACACATGGAAAGTTTATGAACCGGATACGCTAGTTGAGTTCGAAAGCGGAGTTGAACGTACTACCGCGGAACAAAAGTCACAAGCAACCCCGAAAGCAACGAGTACATCATCCAtatatttctctccttcttccgTCCCACCGTTCGTGAGAGTTGCTGAGCCTCAAAATTTTGTTAAGGACAGCTTTACTATAAGTAACACTGCCTCTTTGGAGGTGCTTCACACTGCAATCGGCGATGGCACTGTCGTAACAAAGCACCGTGTCAAATTCAATGGGGACAATTGGGGTGCTGTGCTTGAGAAGAAGCGTGCTGCATTTGATGAGGCGTTTGATGCCGACGTGTGTGATGCGTTAGACCTTCCTCGGGGAAGTGTGGAGGGGATAACGTTGGGCTCAGATGGCCTCTCAATTGACTTCGGTGTGAGACACCCCGCTTCGTTGCACAAGGATGAGGTGGATCATTTTCTGTCGACCTCTGAGTTTCCTGCGATGTGGAACCTTTATGAGCCGAAGAAGAAGGTCTTGTCATCGATTGTCATGGGGGACACCGAAGAGCGTGAGACAACCTCTTTTAGTACTTCGCTGCCCCAACGCGCCTCTCCCGTCAGCGCCAAGGAGTTCCCATCTTGTTTGCACCCCGCTCCCGGGGTTGCGTCCAGCTCCGTTCCAATGGACCGCGCTGATGGTGCATCGGGTTCGGGTAATGTGTGCCACTTATACCGTGTTGGATTTGTGGGGGGTTTCTGGAGCGGCATCGTTGACAAGCGCTTTACTGCAGCAGTGGACTGCTTTATGCGTGATGCGGCTGTCGGAGAGGGTCTAGTCCCACGTAGTGTGGAGAGGGTTGTGTCGCTCGACTCTGGTAATGTTGTGTTTTCCGTCTGGATGGAGCATGCGGCTGCTCTGTCGCAGAGTGAAGTGTGCACAGCGATGGACAACGCCCCCTTTCCATCCATGTGGAAGCTATATGACGACTTGATCAATGAAGGTGTTGTCGGGCGGACCACGACGTTGCATCGCGTGGGTTTGGTGGGGTCTGAGTGGGCGCATGTGGCAAACGTTGATCTGGTCAAAGAGGTATTTATCCAGGATGTTGCAGAGGCACTTCGCCTCAGTCCTGAGGATATAAATGTTAACGAGTACACAGTTAACGATAAGCTCGTCATCGGGTTCTACGTGAGCCATTCCCACACCTTAACAGAAGTAGATATCGACGATATGTTGGCTAATGCTCCACTCTCGCGTGTGTGGGGATTATGCCCGGTCCCTGGAACAAATTCCTGGAAAGCTGCACACTGCAAGGGTTCGGCAAGAAGCAACTCCGGTTCCTTTCCACATACCGAGCCCCTTCGTGGTGGCCGGTTTCGCGACCTTTCTCCAATACCCTTGTCGGGTGGGATTCCCGCTGAAACTCCGCACGACCGACGCTCAAATTCTCAATATCGGCGGTCGTTGGGACCTCTTCAAGGCGTTGTATCCCCGCCGATGCGAAGGTATGATGGCCATAACCAGCACTCCGGCCGGTTCTATCAGGCAAATAAGCGGTCGCCGGGTCAATTCTCCCCCCCTAACCAACCAGTGGTGAATACGAAGGGAGTACATGCCATGAGAATGTCTCCACAAAGCGGCAGGTTTAAGGCAGGGAGCGCACGGGGCGGAGGGTCGCTGATTGCCGGATCTGACCCCGTTCGCGCATCGCTTCCCCGAGTGGATCTTTTGAAGGTGGGTGAGTTGCTTGCGCTGATGCGCCGGCGACAGTTGGAAGAGGGGTCCACTCGCCTTCCACCTTTGACTGGGAGGGCACAACCCTACCCCAGTTGTGCCCCCAGTACCGTAAAGCGATATGTGGGATCAAAGTGATGGTACCAAGGaggaagggggggaaaaaagtagaATCGTGTAGTTTCTGTACAAACACGCGTGGTGCACGCTAATGTATATACtgttccctttcttcaccTGAAGCGGTtactctttcttcctttcttttttccttttctcatgGCAAGGTGTTTTTGCCgccgaatatatatatatatatgtttcccGTGTCCCCGCCTCTGATATTTCTACCCCAACAATGCTTTGTACTCTCCTTCGGTCACTAATGCGTTTTATCGCACGCCTACTGATTTTCTGTTCTtgtcctccattttttttcccccactcTGTCGTTTGgcgtttatttctttttttttttttcgttggttTGTTTGCGTGCTTCTTTCTTTATCCGAAAGAGTAAAATGAAGACTCGGGGGAGCGGCGGTTgcgaaacagaaacaagCAAGAAAGTGTGTGAGGGAAACTTATTGCCATtggggaaaaagggggatggCGGGAAACAATGGGTAGAGGGGTGGTaagtttgtgtgttttgtaaTTACGTGCGTGTGGAGGGAACCCCATTGCTTACAAATGGGTGGATAGGTGTGTGAGTGCTGTAaacgcctttttttttccttgtctcattacccctttccactttatatatgtatatgtgtttatatttatatctcTGTGTACATGCGCATGTGCATATACATacgtataaatataaataaataaataaatatatatatatatatatatatatatctaacTTTTTTAGTTTTAATTTGTAAACGTGGGCATATGTTTTGCTCGGTGTGCTGAACggcgtgtgtatgtgcgtatgcgtatgtgtgtatgcatGAACGACACTCGTGTAAAGAAAGCGGTGGTTATATAAAAATGGCATGTGTTTCAAATTAGACAAAAGGgatgaagagaagagaaaagaggagagggaaaaggaagaggaagagaggtTGGGGGGCAGGGGAAGACTTGTGGGAGCAGTTGTCAACGAGATGACTTATGAAATAAATTCAACAATATGGATTGAGAGTCAGGGAAATAGGCGCTCAGGAGATCTTTAACaccaaagaaagaggaggtaCAAcacatgtgcgtgtgtatgaaggaagaaaacaattGGTTCCAAAAggtacatataaatatataaacgaaaaatatatttgtatacatatatagaCGTGTGTATACGAAAGGGAAATGTCAGATCCTCCAGTGGCATGGGTGTACATATGAACATATTTTTACGGTTCTAAACATGTTGTATTGTCTTCCTTTTCGTCTGTTTCCACCGTGCCTTCACGATATCAGATGAAATAAATAAGTcgatacacacatatgcatttgtgtgtttatatatatatatatatatatatatacgtatatatatgcatatatttgtatgtattttttgtttttcactcctttttttaatatcCCCACTTCATCTGAAGTATCAATGtactccctctccctccccttACCTCCAAAGCGTGTACCGCCTTAGACTCGTTTTttaatatgaaaaataatatattagtaaataaatatatatatatacttgaAATAAGCGGGGCGACGCGTatgtaaaaataaatgacAGAATAAAGGGAAGGTAATGTGTAGAGACCGATATGGGGGAAgtcaaaggaagaaagtgtAGATATGAAAATGTGTatgaacatatatatatatatatatatatatatatttatttatttatttacttatattctcttcttttttccacaaaaagaaagggttttacttcccccctttatgTTAAAGAAGCGAcccttctcttcattttttttaccttctatatttttctttttctttctctttccagcTACTGCCTTGCAATCTTGTGACCACTGCGCGTTTGCAACAGGTTTGAGCAGGTGACGAATAGCGAGGCTACGGTAAgcgggaaaaaagaaattaagaaataaaacgaacgaaagaaaaagggatgcaataaaaaaaatattatgaaCGCTTTTATTCTCCCGagatttgttgttttatctACACAAACTGCGGAAACGTTGTTTGCTGTCGTTGTGTGGGCACCTTCACGAGGACGCGATGGAATATGCGGCACAgggccgttttttttctctgttctaaatatataaatatttcgACTATTTttcgttctctttttttttttgtaaagtttttttttttttaccgcgtgcgtatgtgtgtgttgtggggagggaaagggggaaatatgaTGATGTGTGAAGGTAAACGGgcggcctttttttttttttttgaaaaactgGAGGGGAGGAACAGCGGTGGTATTGACTTCACGTCGCCAAGCATGTCTTTCGCAGTTGACAGCTTTTATCAGCTCCCCTCcgatctttttcttttattttgtttttcaccaTACCCCACGTGTTTTGTCTCATTATCATTTCAGGTTTAGGATCACTTTTTCCGTCTTTATTTGCcgttcttccattttttttccctagAGAGTCCCAATTCGCAAACGCGCTGATTCACACAAATATGCACACTAGgggtgctttcttttttctttttaatatatatttcagtGCAACACTTGTCGGGTGGGATGGtttcgttctttttctttttttcacttcctttcttgtacttcctcctctttgtgCTGTCGGCTGATGggcttaaaaaaaaagaaaaagaaaaacaggttAACTTGGTTCATTGTTGGCCCATACCCATTTTCCCAAGTATACATAAttctacaaatatatatatatatatatatatgtgcatgCGTCTTCGCAGCCAGTGGCATTACTATATGAATACACGTCCGCACTGCACGGCATTATGATTGCAACTGTTCGTGGACCTCTgttactttccttctttctttatttttctttgttagtttttcaaaaaaaaaaaagtctaaAAGGAGGTACTTTCTCTTCTAtttcttctatttctttccttatctactttctttctctccttcgcTGGCTTGCTACTGGGACTGTCACGCCCGTTACAGGGGTTCCCTTTCACTCAACCTTTCGTGGAAAGGGAGAATATGATGCGACAAAATCTGACAAGTGACTCATTAATTACAGACACACTCCGTAAGGCCGGTGTCCCGTGTGATGTTGTTGGTATTGTGGAGACTGTTGCCGGTGCATGCCGTGCAATCGCTGCTGGGCTTCGCAATGACGGCGTGACGGCCGCCAAGAGTAAGAATAACTTTGGTGATGACGTCCTCTCCGTCGATGTAATGGCTGACAAAATTATATCGGAGGCTCTCAACAGTTGCCAACATGTGGCTTCTTATGTTTCGGAAGAGTCCCCGTCATTGGCTTCTACCGCGCATAGCGGCAAGGCAACATATTCAGTTTCGTACGACCCACTGGATGGTAGCAGCATCATCACCTCTAATTTTACTGTCGGTTCTATCTTTGCGGTGTGGCCTGGGAACACACCCATCGGCCTTACCGTCCGTGATATGGCGGCaagtgttgttgctgtttatgGCCCGCGTGTGGTGCTTTTCGTGGGGCAGGAGGAGTTGGGAGTGGCAGAATTCTTCTGTGGGGCGGATGGGGAATGGAAATTGGCTAAGCGCGTGTGGGCGGGAGTTTGTACGCCGCGAACTGCCACCGTGACGGCAGCGGGACGTGGTGTTAAACTGAAGGCAACGGTGTTTTCCCCCGGTAACCTTCGCGCCGTCCGCCACTTACCGTGGTATAAACAGCTGATAACTATGTATATGCAAGAAGGTGCCACATTACGTTACACGGGTGGGATGGTGCCGGATGTGTGCCAAATCATTGTGAAGGGCGACGGCATATATATGACGCCAGCGAGTCCACAACATAAGATGAAGCTAAGGTTATTGTTTGAAGCTGCACCAATGGCGTTTCTCATTCACTGCGCGGGCGGGCGTTCAACAACGGGGTTGACGAACATGATGAATGTGCGTGTAGTGAGTATGGAGCAAACGACGCCGATTGCCCTTGGTTGTGCACGAGATGTGGAGAGGTATGAGCGCATGTGTCGCGGGTGCAGCAAACTatagttttttcttcttgtttttatttttgtgccgCACAAGGTGATGGTCCGATCTAAAGTCAGAAAGGGAAggttgtatatatatatatatgtgtgtgtgtgtgtgtgtgcgtactTAATTACTTCGTTTCCTTTAATTCGTTAgttcattttatttaataCGTGGTCGTAATGTGCTCTGACTTCTATCTTAACGGACAGAAAGTCTCATTGCAATTGCACTGAAGCCAAATGGAGTGGAGATCCTCTCGACTCGACTCCcgctttttctcttgttttgtgttttcttttttcttttttgttcttttggcTGCGTCTATTTTCACTTGACTACGACCAAGTAAGTGTGTGTCTGCGTTTGCGTTTGCgtttgtagtttttttttttgccttttgtgCTCCTGGTTACCAGCTTGGAACCTTTAATTCATCTctgaatatacatatatatgtagcgCCTACAAACATGTGGTAGCACAATCGAAAAATTCTAATGATGCATTTGATATTTGGCGACCGTTCTACTCCTCATTTCTGTTGTGCTTTcgcaacatttttttttgtttttatgcaCTGAACTGTAACAGCAGTAGTGGAGGGAAGGGGTTTAAATAAGCAGTAGTAAAGAGAAGTGGGTCGAAGtgagagaagaaaggaaggaggataAGTACGGTGCTGCAGTGATTGAgcgaggagggaaaggggcGGCGAGGGCGTATACTCACTGTAGAGACCTACCGTAGGTTAaaagacttttttttttttaaaggcaAAGTAAGgtggaaggaaggagaaaaggaccTTGGTTGAATATAGTAGCAGATTGCAAGGTGATTGTGACGTAGCCTGTAAGCTAATTAGCATTGAAATGGAGGATATCAATTCCGAAGTGGGTGTTCAGCCCACATATCCAACAAGGGAGGAGCTTTTATCAAAGATCATGTGGGTAGCGGACGTTACCGACCCCGCGCTTTACCTGGAGCAATTACATGGTGCATTTGAGGATGTTATATTCTCCCGTGTCCAGGAGGAggtggagaaggaggaggatgatgaAGGGTTGAAAGGTACAAGACGTCTCAAAACGGTAGCTGACCGTATGCGTGAGGAAAAACGGAAGGAAGTGCTCCGTCGGGAGTTGATGGAGCTGCAGGATGATACTTCTGTTGACGAAGATGGGAGCGCAGGGGAACACACAGCAGGAGATGTTGACGATGACCTGAATGTCGACGAGGAATTTTTAGAAGAGTCTGATTTTATGGATGATAGGGAGTTTCTTTCATGGATACACCGGAATGATGCTCTACCACGGGAGGATCAAGCGGAGATGGTACTTAAAGAGGATGTACCCGCTGCTGCCGGGCTGGAACTCGAGTTACACCGTGTAGGTCTCCGTGAAGAAACCGAACTTGAAACAAGAGAAGCGTTACCAGAGCGTCTACAGGCCATTGCGGAGCGTGAGCGTCGACCACGACTTCAATCACGCAAGATTTCTCCCTCCCAGTCCTACAAAATTCGCCTTGGTCGTGAGGCATTTTGGATAATTTGTCAATTGCGTGGTGCTGGGCAACCGTTGGCTCACAATACAAGCATCTGTGCCCTGGCTATGCTGCCGTTTTCAGAGGTGGAAAACCACCCTGTCGTTAAGGCAGTGGAATATGCTCTCAAAAAAATG contains:
- a CDS encoding sedoheptulose-1,7-bisphosphatase (identical to GP:15718371: sedoheptulose-1,7-bisphosphatase {Trypanosoma brucei}), with product MMRQNLTSDSLITDTLRKAGVPCDVVGIVETVAGACRAIAAGLRNDGVTAAKSKNNFGDDVLSVDVMADKIISEALNSCQHVASYVSEESPSLASTAHSGKATYSVSYDPLDGSSIITSNFTVGSIFAVWPGNTPIGLTVRDMAASVVAVYGPRVVLFVGQEELGVAEFFCGADGEWKLAKRVWAGVCTPRTATVTAAGRGVKLKATVFSPGNLRAVRHLPWYKQLITMYMQEGATLRYTGGMVPDVCQIIVKGDGIYMTPASPQHKMKLRLLFEAAPMAFLIHCAGGRSTTGLTNMMNVRVVSMEQTTPIALGCARDVERYERMCRGCSKL